The following nucleotide sequence is from Caldicellulosiruptor saccharolyticus DSM 8903.
CAAAAAGCTCTTTTATCTTTGCAGCCTTACCAATCTTCTCCCTGATATAATAAAGTTTTGCTCTTCTTACTTTACCTCTTCTTATAACTTCAATCTTCTCAATCCTTGGTGAGTGAAGAGGAAATACTCTTTCCACCCCAACACCGTAAGAGATTCTTCTAACTGTGAATGTCTCTGAAAGTCCCTTACCTCTTCTTTTTATAACAAGCCCTTCAAAAGCTTGTATTCTTTCTCTTCCACCTTCAATAACCTTAAAATGAACTCTTACTGTATCACCTGGTTTGAAATCAGGAATATCTTTCCTTAGCATTTCGCTTTCAATTTCTCTAATGATATCCATCTTTTTATTTCCCTCCTTCCTGTATAGATGTTCATGCAATTTGAGAATATTCAATTGCAGAGGACCATCCGATTTAAAGAAAAAAGCTTCAAAATGAACATGTGTAATTATAACACAATTTTTTGACTCTCACAATATTTTATTAAAAATTCTATATCCTCCTTTGTTAAATTAGCAGCATTTATAAGATCTGGCCTTGATTTAATTGTCTTTAAAAGGCTTTGATACCTACGCCACTTTTTTATTTTTTCATGATTCCCTGAGAGAAGAACCTCAGGAACTTTAAGCCCTCTGAATTCATATGGTCTTGTGTAATGTGGGTATTCCAAAAGACATTCAGAGAAACTTTCTTCTTCTACTGATTTCTTTTCAATAACACCTTCAACAAGTCTTGATATAGAATCAATTAAAACAAGGGCTGCATACTCTCCTCCGCTTAAAACATAATCTCCTATCGAAATTTCATCTGTCACAATCAAATCAATAACCCTTTGGTCTATCCCCTCATAATGTCCACAAATGATGACAAGCTCCTCTTCTTTTGAAAATTCCTTTGCAATATCCTGCGTATACTTTTTACCTTGAGGTGTGAGATAAATTACTCTGTGAGGTTTAGAGGACTTTATACTCTCATATGCGTCAACTATCGGCTGGGCAGTCATAACCATTCCAAATCCGCCGCCATAAGGATAATCATCTGTTCTTTTGTGTTTATCTTTGGTATAGTCCCTTATATTTATTGCCTCAATCTTAATTAAACCTTTTTCTTGTGCCCTTTTCAAAATGCTAAAGTTTGTTGCTTGCAAAATCACTTCTGGAAACAGAGTCAAAACCTTAAATACCATCTTTAATCTAACAACCCTTCAATAACCTTTATTTTCATATACCCTTGTTCGATATTCACTTCTTTAACAATATCTTTTAAAGCTGGGATTAACAAATCTTTCTTGCCTATATAGCTTTGGCAGATATACACATCATTGCTTCCCGTCTGCAAGACGTCTTTCACCTTGCCAAGCTTTCTCCCATCTAAATCATAAACCTCAAGCCCAATTATGTCGCATATAAAATAGGTATCTTCTGGAAGTTTTTTAGCCCTTTCTCTTTCTATCACTAAAAAACGATTTTTTAGTTTTAGCGCTTCATCTATGCTTGAGATTTCTCTAAATTTCATTATTACAATATTATCCTTTACCCTGTACCTTTCGATTGTAAGCTTTTGAGAAAGATTGTCTTCCAAAAGAACATAATTAAGCTCAGAAAATCTGTCAGGACTGTCTGTAAGAGGTATTACTTTCACTTCACCTTTGAGACCAAAGGTGTTCACAATTTTGCCGACTTGGAGGTACTTATACATCTTTTCTCACCTTTTTAAAAAAGAGTTAGGCAAAACTACGCCTAACTCTTTTATTGTAAAATCTCAACAATGACTCTTTTGTTGTCCTTGCTTGCTGCAGCTCTGACAACTGTCCTTATAGCTCTTGCAATTCTACCTTGCTTACCAATTACCTTGCCCATATCTTCAGGAGCCACTTTTAATTCTATTATTACAGATTGCTCACCATGGATTTCACTAACCTTTACTTGGTCTGGGTTGTCAACTAAAGATTTTGCTATGACCTCAACTAAATCTTTTAGCATGTCAAGTTCTCCCTCCTCATAAAATGGTTTATTCAATTACCCCAACTTTTTTAAGCAAAATTTTTACAGTGTCTGTTGGCTGAGCACCATTTGAAAGCCACTTTTTTGCTTTTTCAACATCAACTTTGATATCAGCAGGGTTTTTGAGAGGATTATAATATCCTATTTCATCAATAGTCTTCCCGTCTCTTGGACTTCTTGAGTCTGCAACAACAATTCTATAAAATGGATTGTTTTTTGCACCCATTCTCTTAAGTCTAATTCTTACTGCCACACATATCACCTCCCCTATTCAAAAGTTTTTTATATATTACATGAAAGGAAATTTAAATTTTCCTTTCTTAGCAAAGCTGGGATTTGAAAACTGCTTCATCATCCTTTTCATGTCTTCAAACTGTTTTAAAAGCCTGTTCACATCCTGCACAGTGGTACCTGAACCCATAGCAATTCTTCTTTTTCTGCTGGAATTAATAATGCTTGGGTCCTGTCGCTCTTCTTTTGTCATGGAATTTATAATTGCTTCTATCTTCTTAAGTTCCTTCTCACCAGCATCAAAATCCACATCGCCTTTCAATTTAATGCCGGGTATCATGGAAATAATCTGAGATAAAGGTCCCATCTTCTTTATTTGCTTTAACTGGTCTAAAAAATCTTCAAGAGTAAACTGCATGCTTCTGAGCTTTTTCTCAAGCTCCTCAGCCTTTTTCTGGTCAATTGCTTCCTGTGCTTTCTCTATTAATGTCAAAATATCTCCCATTCCAAGTATTCTTGATGCCATTCTATCAGGATAAAATACTTCTAAATCTTCCATCTTTTCGCCCATTCCTGCAAACTTGATAGGCTTTCCTGTTATAGCCTTGACAGAAAGAGCAGCTCCACCCCTTGTATCACCATCAAGCTTTGTCATAATTATACCATCAATACCAAGTTGATTATTAAATGCCTCAGCAACATTTACGGCATCCTGTCCAGTCATAGCATCTAATACAAGCAAAATCTCTGTGGGTTTTATAGCACTCTTAATTGCAACAAGTTCGTTCATAAGCTCTTCATTTATGTGAAGCCTTCCTGCTGTGTCTACAATTGCAATATCAAATCTGTTTGACTTTGCAAAGTTCACGCCCTCAACAGCGATTTTTACAGCATCTTTTTTATCATAATCTGCGTAACAGCTGACTCCTACTTTTTCTGCCACCACTTCTAATTGCTTAATGGCTGCTGGTCGATATATGTCACACGCGATGAGAAGTGGTTTTTTCCCTTGCTTTTTTAAAAGCGCTGCAAGCTTTCCTGCAGTTGTAGTCTTACCTGAACCTTGCAACCCTACCATCATATAGATTGAAAAACCGCTCGGAGAAAATGTAAGTTTTGTGTCATTTCCTCCTAAAAGGTTTACCATCTCATCGTATACAATCTTTATTACCTGCTGGGCAGGAGTGAGGCTTTCTAAAACTTCTTCTCCCACAGCCTTTTGTGTCACAGTGTTGATAAAATCTTTTACCACTTTGTAGTTTACATCAGCCTCTAATAGCGCAAGCTTTACCTCTTTCATAGCGTCTTTGATATCCTTTTCTGTGAGCTTGCCCTTGCCCCTCAGCTTTTTAAATACATCCTGCAGTTTTTCAGAAAGACTACTAAACATTTTCTTGCCACTCCTGAATACTATTTATTATGCTCATAATCTCTTCATCTTTATATCTCTCGTATATTCTCCTTAGTTTCTGTAGGACCTCTTCAATTATGCTCCTGTTCTTATAGTACTTGTCTGCCAGTTTCAGCTTTGCCTCATACCTTTTCAAGGCTATTTCTGCTTTTCTAAATGCATCAAAAACACCCTGCCGTGATATGCCAAGTTCTTTTGATATCTCTCCCAAGGTTAAATCTTCATTTACATACAGCTCTATAATCTTTTTTTGTCTTTCGGTCAAAAAGTCCTTATAAAAATCGTAAAGAAGGCTCAAATATACCTTATTTTCTTGCTGCATTTTTAATTTCATCTCTCTGTAAAGCTTAAAAACTTGACACTATTATATGATAATAAACTTCTGATCTTTTGTCAAAAATTTTTTGTGATTAGATAGTGTCAAGAGTTTGTAGAAAATTTTTTTATAAATTATATTATTATTTAAAATAAAGCTTGACATGATTTTCTTATTTTGCTATTTATAAATTATAATTTGTGTAAAATCTTTGCTATTAGAGGCAATAGTAGATGAAAAGAATTAAAATAAGCATTTCAATTCTTTTTGTTTTTTTGTTAATTATGCTGCCTTACATGCTTATCAGATTTAAAAATACACACACAACAATTCAATATGAGAAACCTAAAATTTATATTGATCCTATGTCTTCTGTAAGATTTCTTAATTTTGAATTTTGCGCAAAATATTCAGAGCTTATTATCGTTGGAAAAGTTATTAAAAAAGAACAAGTAGAAGAAACAATAACTGCACAACCTGGTACAAATGAATATGGAGTTGCGAAAGCAGCAGGCATACCTTTTGTTAAGACCCTGCCAAGACTTTATGTTACAGTTGAAGTTGAAAAGGTTCTCAAAGGCAAATTAGATGAAAAATAAATTGATGTAGGCTTTGTAGTCTTTGATCCGCAAAATCACTCTGATCTTTTTGCAATGAATCCTGGTGAAAAATTTGTGTTTGTTCTGACAAAAGGAAAAAACACAAGGCCTAATACCTGGTATGTAAATTGTCCCAATAGGTTTATATTCAAAGTGAACAGCAACAATACCGTATATCCTGCTTGTTGGTGGTATGATGAAAGATATAAGAAGAAATATTTTAATATAACCTTAGATCAATTATCAGAAGAGTTCAAAAGAATAGATAAACTTGAAAATGTTCCTATGTATGATGATGTCCCAAAAGAGGTATGGGAGAAGTACTACGAAGCAGAATCTGAATCGCAAACTAAAAGCTCTTCAGAAAAATAAAATATCTAAAAGGTGGGAAGTTAAAACTTCCCACCTTTTTGTTAGCCTTAAAAACACAATTTTATATTAGTAAGAATTGGAAGAGAATACAAGGAATATTGGCAGAAATTTTTTAATGGCTATGAACAATCTTTGTAACTTTATCCTAAGATACAAGAGCAAAGTGAGCCGAACATTTTCAGTTATTTTAAGGTATATTATACAGAATTTAAATCTGTTGTTTGGTAGTAACCACTTTTAATTTCCTGCATACCTTCTTTTCCTCTTAAATAGCCAATTATAATTTGATTTAATCGGGGATATTCTCCCATATCCTTCTCAGTTCTTACTAAAACCTCACCGTCAAGCAAACCTATAACTTCTGCTTCCTTCAAGTTTGCCATTGAAGAGACTATTCTGTGTTTTTGCTTAGCATCATCAATTGAATCGCAGTACAAAATTCTGCCATTTTTGATTATCGCAATATTTGTTGCATACTCTTCAAGTTCAAAAATCTCGTGTGAAGACACAATAACTGCTATGTTTTTGTCTTGAACATATTGTTTTATAAGTTGTATCAACTCAAACCTTACAGTCGGGTCAAGATTTTGAGTAGGCTCATCCAAAAGCACCAGCTCTGCATTTGTTGCCAAAGCCAATATAACAAGGATAAGTGTTCTTTGTCCCATTGAAAATTTAGAAAGTTCTTGACCTGTACTAAACCCATAGCGCGAAAGAAAATTTTTGAAAAATAAATCATCCCAATTTGGATACAAGGCTTGATACATTTTATAGTAATCACCTAATGTCAACCTTGAAAAAACTTTTCTGTGCTCAGAAACAAATGCTATGTTCTTCTTTAAAGAAGGCTCAAAAGGCTTGCCAAAAATCAAAACTTCTCCGGTATCTCTGGAAGCTGCATTTATTATACACTTTAGAGTTGTCGTCTTACCAGCCCCATTTGGTCCAACAAGAGCCAATATCTCACCTTTTTGAACTGAAAAATTCACGTCGGCTAAAATCTGTTTCCCGCTTATTCTTTTGCTCAAATTTTTGACTTCTAATACTACCATCTCAGTACTCACCGCCTTCTCTTTTATTAAGACCTCGCTACATACTTCTATTTTTTTGTAATTCTATTGCATTATCAAAAAATTCAACTATTTGCTCCATCATGTCTTGATCAATCTCAGACATTAATTTGCGGTTTATACTAGCTTGAAAGTCCTTAAGTATTTTTTTAGGAATTTTTTTGTAGCTGCCATACTTACTTGTTAACTCTTTAAATTCATTTCTTTTTTGTCGAATATATTTCAAGGCATTGTCTGATAAAAAAATATCATGTCCTTTATTATCAAATAGTTTTAAACTAACATTAGTTTTATTTAAATGTTTGCACGCCTCAAAAATACTATTTTCCAATTTCACTGTATCATCATCCTTACTATGTATGACCAACACAGGTACTGAACTTTTCTTTATCCCATCTATTGCAGATACGTTTGCTAATTTGCCAAACTTTATTTTTTCAAGCAAACTTAAATAAGGCAAAATAACTTTCCCCCATCTTCCATAAGAGTCCATTGCAGTTGTTTTTATCATTTCATCCGGGGAATTGAAACCAGCACACGAAACAACACCTGCAATTTTATGAGAATAGGATAAAACAGCACAAACAGCATAACCACCCCAACTATGTCCAAAAAGCAATATGGGCATGTTTTTAAATTCATTATTCTTTTCAATAAAACGTAACGCATAATCAAGATCAGCAACAGCTTGTGGAAGCCCAATCATTGAATCCCTTTCACTTTCACCACATCCAGTATTATCGAATCCAAGAACGTAATATCCTTTGTCCGTAAAATAATTTATTTCATCTAAATAATTGATATGGGTTCCGCCAAATCCGTGTGATACAACAATTAAACCTTTTTTAGCTTCGATATTGTTTTTCTTATAATAAATATAACCTCTTAACATTTGTCCTGCATTTGATTTGAATTGTACTCTTTTATAAACTAAATTAGGATACTTTTTCACAAGAGAATACA
It contains:
- a CDS encoding KH domain-containing protein, with the protein product MLKDLVEVIAKSLVDNPDQVKVSEIHGEQSVIIELKVAPEDMGKVIGKQGRIARAIRTVVRAAASKDNKRVIVEILQ
- the rimM gene encoding ribosome maturation factor RimM (Essential for efficient processing of 16S rRNA) gives rise to the protein MYKYLQVGKIVNTFGLKGEVKVIPLTDSPDRFSELNYVLLEDNLSQKLTIERYRVKDNIVIMKFREISSIDEALKLKNRFLVIERERAKKLPEDTYFICDIIGLEVYDLDGRKLGKVKDVLQTGSNDVYICQSYIGKKDLLIPALKDIVKEVNIEQGYMKIKVIEGLLD
- a CDS encoding alpha/beta hydrolase, giving the protein MNLIAKTQKNKNKIIAAILFIILISFSICLLIITVLYSQAFKRCTSKDDKVYSLVKKYPNLVYKRVQFKSNAGQMLRGYIYYKKNNIEAKKGLIVVSHGFGGTHINYLDEINYFTDKGYYVLGFDNTGCGESERDSMIGLPQAVADLDYALRFIEKNNEFKNMPILLFGHSWGGYAVCAVLSYSHKIAGVVSCAGFNSPDEMIKTTAMDSYGRWGKVILPYLSLLEKIKFGKLANVSAIDGIKKSSVPVLVIHSKDDDTVKLENSIFEACKHLNKTNVSLKLFDNKGHDIFLSDNALKYIRQKRNEFKELTSKYGSYKKIPKKILKDFQASINRKLMSEIDQDMMEQIVEFFDNAIELQKNRSM
- a CDS encoding ABC transporter ATP-binding protein, with amino-acid sequence MVVLEVKNLSKRISGKQILADVNFSVQKGEILALVGPNGAGKTTTLKCIINAASRDTGEVLIFGKPFEPSLKKNIAFVSEHRKVFSRLTLGDYYKMYQALYPNWDDLFFKNFLSRYGFSTGQELSKFSMGQRTLILVILALATNAELVLLDEPTQNLDPTVRFELIQLIKQYVQDKNIAVIVSSHEIFELEEYATNIAIIKNGRILYCDSIDDAKQKHRIVSSMANLKEAEVIGLLDGEVLVRTEKDMGEYPRLNQIIIGYLRGKEGMQEIKSGYYQTTDLNSV
- the trmD gene encoding tRNA (guanosine(37)-N1)-methyltransferase TrmD, which produces MVFKVLTLFPEVILQATNFSILKRAQEKGLIKIEAINIRDYTKDKHKRTDDYPYGGGFGMVMTAQPIVDAYESIKSSKPHRVIYLTPQGKKYTQDIAKEFSKEEELVIICGHYEGIDQRVIDLIVTDEISIGDYVLSGGEYAALVLIDSISRLVEGVIEKKSVEEESFSECLLEYPHYTRPYEFRGLKVPEVLLSGNHEKIKKWRRYQSLLKTIKSRPDLINAANLTKEDIEFLIKYCESQKIVL
- the rpsP gene encoding 30S ribosomal protein S16, with translation MAVRIRLKRMGAKNNPFYRIVVADSRSPRDGKTIDEIGYYNPLKNPADIKVDVEKAKKWLSNGAQPTDTVKILLKKVGVIE
- the ffh gene encoding signal recognition particle protein; its protein translation is MFSSLSEKLQDVFKKLRGKGKLTEKDIKDAMKEVKLALLEADVNYKVVKDFINTVTQKAVGEEVLESLTPAQQVIKIVYDEMVNLLGGNDTKLTFSPSGFSIYMMVGLQGSGKTTTAGKLAALLKKQGKKPLLIACDIYRPAAIKQLEVVAEKVGVSCYADYDKKDAVKIAVEGVNFAKSNRFDIAIVDTAGRLHINEELMNELVAIKSAIKPTEILLVLDAMTGQDAVNVAEAFNNQLGIDGIIMTKLDGDTRGGAALSVKAITGKPIKFAGMGEKMEDLEVFYPDRMASRILGMGDILTLIEKAQEAIDQKKAEELEKKLRSMQFTLEDFLDQLKQIKKMGPLSQIISMIPGIKLKGDVDFDAGEKELKKIEAIINSMTKEERQDPSIINSSRKRRIAMGSGTTVQDVNRLLKQFEDMKRMMKQFSNPSFAKKGKFKFPFM
- the ylxM gene encoding YlxM family DNA-binding protein, with the protein product MQQENKVYLSLLYDFYKDFLTERQKKIIELYVNEDLTLGEISKELGISRQGVFDAFRKAEIALKRYEAKLKLADKYYKNRSIIEEVLQKLRRIYERYKDEEIMSIINSIQEWQENV
- the rplS gene encoding 50S ribosomal protein L19, whose translation is MDIIREIESEMLRKDIPDFKPGDTVRVHFKVIEGGRERIQAFEGLVIKRRGKGLSETFTVRRISYGVGVERVFPLHSPRIEKIEVIRRGKVRRAKLYYIREKIGKAAKIKELFEAPQKEDNIQEETNA